A part of Brassica rapa cultivar Chiifu-401-42 chromosome A05, CAAS_Brap_v3.01, whole genome shotgun sequence genomic DNA contains:
- the WRKY58 gene encoding probable WRKY transcription factor 58 isoform X2, whose protein sequence is MGCFNSKHSSPPPRPIRRRSDTAANRGHPQNTHKPHVLPTPPSHRRVVNSSPKKHRNNDDDAPRSKTTGVSLRSGLPHGNVEAEQVAAGWPSWLTSAAPEAVHGLVPLRAEDFEKREKIGQGTYSNVFRACEVSTGRVMALKKIRVQNFDTENIRFIAREIMILRRLDHPNIMKLEGIIASRNSNSMYFVFDYMEHDLEGLCSSPDINFTEAQIKCYMQQLLLAVEHCHLRGIMHRDIKAANILVNNKGVLKLADFGLANIVTPRNKNQLTSRVVTLWYRAPELLMGSTSYSVSVDLWSVGCVFAEILTGRPPLKGRTEIEQLHKIYKLCGSPDEELWRNNKLHPQTKMFGQQHQYEGCLRETFEEFPKTAVNLLENLFSIDPEKRGTASSALMSEYFNTKPYACDPSTLPKYPPNKEMDAKYREELQRRRRATIKKRDNLVSKKTGKSRRTIKDPLSKLPTQQEAKKEAETEIIVQTPSETSQATTRSEFPYTALSQATAPASGFAWAGAKKRKENDAASTLTYNQPAGSASHVSGMSMAFAKNTFGLTINENRPFLRPHVSLDSSGDILLYPNAHHKKEEDNMSQLNSDLRNVGANPKIFQTNGMNEILRRTESDARVAVRRPPRIERG, encoded by the exons ATGGGTTGCTTCAACTCCAAGcattcttctcctcctccacgCCCTATCCGCCGCCGTTCAGACACCGCCGCCAACCGAGGCCATCCCCAAAACACCCACAAACCCCATGTCCTTCCCACTCCGCCATCTCACCGCCGTGTCGTCAACTCATCTCCTAAAAAGCATCGCAATAATGACGATGACGCTCCAAGATCGAAGACGACCGGAGTTAGCCTTAGATCGGGATTGCCGCATGGAAATGTAGAGGCTGAGCAGGTGGCTGCTGGTTGGCCTTCATGGCTCACCTCCGCCGCACCGGAGGCCGTTCATGGGTTGGTCCCATTACGTGCAGAGGACTTCGAGAAAAGAGAGAAG ATTGGGCAAGGGACGTATAGCAACGTGTTCCGGGCTTGTGAGGTATCGACGGGACGAGTCATGGCTCTAAAGAAAATAAGGGTTCAAAACTTCGACACAGAAAACATAAGATTCATAGCAAGAGAAATCATGATTTTGAGAAGGTTAGATCATCCAAACATCATGAAACTCGAAGGTATCATCGCCTCACGGAACTCAAACAGCATGTACTTTGTGTTTGATTACATGGAACACGATCTCGAAGGCTTATGTTCATCTCCTGACATCAACTTCACCGAGGCACAG atAAAATGCTACATGCAGCAGCTTCTGTTGGCAGTAGAACATTGTCATTTACGAGGGATCATGCACAGAGACATTAAAGCAGCAAACATTCTGGTGAATAACAAAGGAGTTTTGAAGCTAGCTGATTTTGGACTAGCCAACATTGTAACACCaagaaacaagaatcagttAACAAGTCGGGTTGTGACGCTATGGTACCGTGCACCTGAACTTCTAATGGGTTCCACGAGTTATAGCGTGTCGGTCGATCTTTGGAGCGTGGGTTGTGTATTCGCCGAGATTCTTACCGGACGACCACCTCTTAAAGGAAGAACAGAG ATTGAACAACTTCACAAGATTTATAAACTATGTGGATCACCAGATGAAGAACTTTGGAGAAATAACAAGCTTCATCCTCAAACTAAAATGTTTGGACAACAACATCAATATGAAGGTTGTCTAAGAGAAACATTTGAGGAGTTTCCAAAAACAGCAGTTAATCTTCTGGAGAATCTATTTTCTATTGATCCAGAGAAACGAGGAACTGCCTCTTCTGCTCTCATGTCAGAG TACTTTAATACAAAGCCTTACGCTTGTGATCCATCGACATTACCTAAGTATCCTCCTAACAAGGAAATGGATGCTAAGTACCGTGAAGAACTGCAACGAAG GAGAAGAGCAACTATAAAGAAAAGAGATAACTTGGTATCCAAGAAAACGGGGAAATCACGTAGAACAATCAAAGACCCTCTTAGCAAGTTACCAACCCAACAG GAAGCGAAGAAGGAAGCTGAGACAGAGATCATTGTCCAGACGCCATCTGAGACATCTCAAGCGACCACTCGAAGCGAGTTTCCGTACACTGCTCTATCTCAAGCCACGGCGCCGGCAAGCGGGTTCGCATGGGCTGGAGCTAAGAAGAGGAAAGAAAACGACGCAGCTTCGACGCTGACATATAATCAGCCTGCGGGATCCGCGAGCCACGTGAGTGGTATGAGCATGGCTTTTGCTAAGAACACATTCGGGCTAACAATAAACGAGAACCGACCATTTCTTAGGCCACACGTTTCTCTAGACTCCTCTGGTGATATCTTGTTGTACCCTAACGCGCATcacaagaaagaagaagataatatgAGTCAACTAAATTCG gatttGAGGAATGTTGGGGCGAATCCAAAGATTTTTCAAACCAATGGGATGAATGAGATATTAAGGAGAACAGAAAGTGATGCAAGAGTCGCTGTTCGAAGACCGCCACGGATAGAAAGAGGTTAA
- the WRKY58 gene encoding probable WRKY transcription factor 58 isoform X1, whose translation MGCFNSKHSSPPPRPIRRRSDTAANRGHPQNTHKPHVLPTPPSHRRVVNSSPKKHRNNDDDAPRSKTTGVSLRSGLPHGNVEAEQVAAGWPSWLTSAAPEAVHGLVPLRAEDFEKREKIGQGTYSNVFRACEVSTGRVMALKKIRVQNFDTENIRFIAREIMILRRLDHPNIMKLEGIIASRNSNSMYFVFDYMEHDLEGLCSSPDINFTEAQIKCYMQQLLLAVEHCHLRGIMHRDIKAANILVNNKGVLKLADFGLANIVTPRNKNQLTSRVVTLWYRAPELLMGSTSYSVSVDLWSVGCVFAEILTGRPPLKGRTEIEQLHKIYKLCGSPDEELWRNNKLHPQTKMFGQQHQYEGCLRETFEEFPKTAVNLLENLFSIDPEKRGTASSALMSEYFNTKPYACDPSTLPKYPPNKEMDAKYREELQRRRRATIKKRDNLVSKKTGKSRRTIKDPLSKLPTQQQEAKKEAETEIIVQTPSETSQATTRSEFPYTALSQATAPASGFAWAGAKKRKENDAASTLTYNQPAGSASHVSGMSMAFAKNTFGLTINENRPFLRPHVSLDSSGDILLYPNAHHKKEEDNMSQLNSDLRNVGANPKIFQTNGMNEILRRTESDARVAVRRPPRIERG comes from the exons ATGGGTTGCTTCAACTCCAAGcattcttctcctcctccacgCCCTATCCGCCGCCGTTCAGACACCGCCGCCAACCGAGGCCATCCCCAAAACACCCACAAACCCCATGTCCTTCCCACTCCGCCATCTCACCGCCGTGTCGTCAACTCATCTCCTAAAAAGCATCGCAATAATGACGATGACGCTCCAAGATCGAAGACGACCGGAGTTAGCCTTAGATCGGGATTGCCGCATGGAAATGTAGAGGCTGAGCAGGTGGCTGCTGGTTGGCCTTCATGGCTCACCTCCGCCGCACCGGAGGCCGTTCATGGGTTGGTCCCATTACGTGCAGAGGACTTCGAGAAAAGAGAGAAG ATTGGGCAAGGGACGTATAGCAACGTGTTCCGGGCTTGTGAGGTATCGACGGGACGAGTCATGGCTCTAAAGAAAATAAGGGTTCAAAACTTCGACACAGAAAACATAAGATTCATAGCAAGAGAAATCATGATTTTGAGAAGGTTAGATCATCCAAACATCATGAAACTCGAAGGTATCATCGCCTCACGGAACTCAAACAGCATGTACTTTGTGTTTGATTACATGGAACACGATCTCGAAGGCTTATGTTCATCTCCTGACATCAACTTCACCGAGGCACAG atAAAATGCTACATGCAGCAGCTTCTGTTGGCAGTAGAACATTGTCATTTACGAGGGATCATGCACAGAGACATTAAAGCAGCAAACATTCTGGTGAATAACAAAGGAGTTTTGAAGCTAGCTGATTTTGGACTAGCCAACATTGTAACACCaagaaacaagaatcagttAACAAGTCGGGTTGTGACGCTATGGTACCGTGCACCTGAACTTCTAATGGGTTCCACGAGTTATAGCGTGTCGGTCGATCTTTGGAGCGTGGGTTGTGTATTCGCCGAGATTCTTACCGGACGACCACCTCTTAAAGGAAGAACAGAG ATTGAACAACTTCACAAGATTTATAAACTATGTGGATCACCAGATGAAGAACTTTGGAGAAATAACAAGCTTCATCCTCAAACTAAAATGTTTGGACAACAACATCAATATGAAGGTTGTCTAAGAGAAACATTTGAGGAGTTTCCAAAAACAGCAGTTAATCTTCTGGAGAATCTATTTTCTATTGATCCAGAGAAACGAGGAACTGCCTCTTCTGCTCTCATGTCAGAG TACTTTAATACAAAGCCTTACGCTTGTGATCCATCGACATTACCTAAGTATCCTCCTAACAAGGAAATGGATGCTAAGTACCGTGAAGAACTGCAACGAAG GAGAAGAGCAACTATAAAGAAAAGAGATAACTTGGTATCCAAGAAAACGGGGAAATCACGTAGAACAATCAAAGACCCTCTTAGCAAGTTACCAACCCAACAG CAGGAAGCGAAGAAGGAAGCTGAGACAGAGATCATTGTCCAGACGCCATCTGAGACATCTCAAGCGACCACTCGAAGCGAGTTTCCGTACACTGCTCTATCTCAAGCCACGGCGCCGGCAAGCGGGTTCGCATGGGCTGGAGCTAAGAAGAGGAAAGAAAACGACGCAGCTTCGACGCTGACATATAATCAGCCTGCGGGATCCGCGAGCCACGTGAGTGGTATGAGCATGGCTTTTGCTAAGAACACATTCGGGCTAACAATAAACGAGAACCGACCATTTCTTAGGCCACACGTTTCTCTAGACTCCTCTGGTGATATCTTGTTGTACCCTAACGCGCATcacaagaaagaagaagataatatgAGTCAACTAAATTCG gatttGAGGAATGTTGGGGCGAATCCAAAGATTTTTCAAACCAATGGGATGAATGAGATATTAAGGAGAACAGAAAGTGATGCAAGAGTCGCTGTTCGAAGACCGCCACGGATAGAAAGAGGTTAA
- the WRKY58 gene encoding probable WRKY transcription factor 58 (The RefSeq protein has 8 substitutions compared to this genomic sequence) → MAVEDDVSSMRTTTLVAPTRPTITVPQRPPAIETAAYYFGGGDGLSLSPGPLSFVSSLFVDSFPDVLTPDNQRTTSFSQLLAGAMSVSPGSGRSTAGMIAGGGPLFTIPSGLSPSSLLTSPMFFPPQQSPTQTVFIQPQSQPKRPDSFPNQMPPSTSTAVHGRRSCKAPQADRYNNPAANNNNTNRSYNVVNVDKPADDGYNWRKYGQKPIKGCEYPRSYYRCTHVNCPVKKKVERSSDGQITQIIYKGQHDHERPQNCRGGGGGVRDSGEIGDIHYIGGVGHIESSDDSGYANDHDNDNDDDNEDIPGSKKRKIDGGVSTTHRSVTEPKIVVQTRSEVDLLDDGYRWRKYGQKVVKGNPHPRSYYKCTTANCTVRKHVERASTDVKAVITTYEGKHNHDVPAARNGTAAISAIAGTSDHHRIVLPALDPFTRPGSILTPPGNFLTISSSIMGCFNSKHSSPPPRPIRRRSDPAANRGHPQNTHKPHVLPTPPSHRRVVNSSPKKHGNNDDDAPRSKTTGVSLRSGLAHGNVEAEQVAAGWPSWLTSAAPEAVHGLVPLRAEDFEKREKIGQGTYSNVFRACEVSTGRVMALKKIRVQNFDTENIRFIAREIMILRRLDHPNIMKLEGIIASRNSNSMYFVFDYMEHDLEGLCSSPDINFTEAQIKCYMQQLLLAVEHCHLRGIMHRDIKAANILVNNKGVLKLADFGLANIVTPRNKNQLTSRVVTLWYRAPELLMGSTSYSVSVDLWSVGCVFAEILTGRPPLKGRTEIEQLHKIYKLCGSPDEELWRNNKLHPQTKMFGQQHQYEGCLRETFEEFPKTAVNLLENLFSIDPEKRGTASSALMSEYFNTKPYACDPSTLPKYPPNKEMDAKYREELQRRRRATIKKRDNLVSKKTGKSRRTIKDPLSKLPTQQETKKEAETELIVQTPSETSQATTRSEFPYTALSQATAPASGFAWAGAKKRKENDAASTLTYNQPAGSASHVSGMSMAFAKNTFGLTINENRPFLRPHVSLDSSGDILLYPNAHHKKEEDNMSQLNSDLRNVGANPKIFQTNGMNEILRRTESDARVAVRRPPRIERG, encoded by the exons ATGGCTGTTGAGGATGATGTATCTTCGATGAGAACAACGACGTTAGTCGCTCCAACAAGACCCACGATCACAGTTCCTCAGAGACCACCGGCGATCGAAACGGCGGCGTATTTTTTCGGAGGTGGAGAGGGCCTTAGTCTAAGCCCAGGTCCACTTTCTTTTGTGTCGTCTTTGTTCGTTGATAGCTTCCCTGACGTCTTGACTCCGGATAATCAAAGGACAACGTCGTTTTCTCAGCTTCTCGCCGGAGCTATGTCGGTGTCTCCCGGAAGCGGACGTTCTACGGCGGGGATGATCGCCGGAGGAGGACCGTTGTTTACAATTCCTTCTGGTCTCAGCCCTTCTAGTCTTCTCACCTCTCCCATGTTCTTCCCTCCTCAG CAGTCACCAACTCAGACCGTCTTTATTCAACCGCAGTCGCAACCAAAACGACCAGACTCATTTCCTAACCAAATGCCGCCATCGACATCCACGGCCGTGCATGGCCGTCGATCTTGTAAAGCTCCGCAAGCCGATCGTTATAATAATCCGGCGGCGAATAACAACAATACTAACCGGTCTTATAACGTGGTGAACGTTGATAAACCGGCGGATGACGGGTATAACTGGAGGAAGTACGGCCAAAAGCCGATAAAAGGGTGTGAATATCCGAGGAGTTATTATAGATGCACACATGTTAATTGTCCGGTTAAGAAGAAAGTTGAACGGTCATCAGATGGACAGATCACTCAGATCATTTACAAAGGTCAACATGACCACGAGAGGCCTCAGAACCGCCgtggcggtggtggtggagtTAGAGATTCCGGCGAAATTGGTGATATTCATTACATTGGTGGTGTAGGACATATAGAGTCTAGTGATGATAGTGGTTATGCTAATGATCATGAcaatgataatgatgatgacaATGAAGATATTCCAGGTTCAAAGAAAAG AAAAATTGACGGGGGTGTGTCAACAACTCACCGGTCcgtgaccgagccaaagatcgtCGTTCAGACAAGAAGTGAAGTCGACCTCCTGGACGATGGTTATAGGTGGCGCAAGTACGGACAAAAGGTTGTCAAAGGAAACCCCCATCCGAG GAGCTACTATAAATGTACAACAGCGAATTGTACGGTACGTAAACATGTAGAGAGAGCTTCTACGGATGTGAAGGCTGTCATTACAACTTATGAAGGTAAACATAACCATGACGTCCCTGCCGCTAGAAACGGCACCGCCGCAATCTCAGCCATAGCGGGAACGTCCGATCACCATC GGATTGTCCTCCCTGCGTTGGACCCGTTTACCCGTCCCGGGTCGATACTCACGCCGCCCGGAAACTTTCTGACAATTAGTTCATCCATCATGGGTTGCTTCAACTCCAAGcattcttctcctcctccacgCCCTATCCGCCGCCGTTCAGACACCGCCGCCAACCGAGGCCATCCCCAAAACACCCACAAACCCCATGTCCTTCCCACTCCGCCATCTCACCGCCGTGTCGTCAACTCATCTCCTAAAAAGCATCGCAATAATGACGATGACGCTCCAAGATCGAAGACGACCGGAGTTAGCCTTAGATCGGGATTGCCGCATGGAAATGTAGAGGCTGAGCAGGTGGCTGCTGGTTGGCCTTCATGGCTCACCTCCGCCGCACCGGAGGCCGTTCATGGGTTGGTCCCATTACGTGCAGAGGACTTCGAGAAAAGAGAGAAG ATTGGGCAAGGGACGTATAGCAACGTGTTCCGGGCTTGTGAGGTATCGACGGGACGAGTCATGGCTCTAAAGAAAATAAGGGTTCAAAACTTCGACACAGAAAACATAAGATTCATAGCAAGAGAAATCATGATTTTGAGAAGGTTAGATCATCCAAACATCATGAAACTCGAAGGTATCATCGCCTCACGGAACTCAAACAGCATGTACTTTGTGTTTGATTACATGGAACACGATCTCGAAGGCTTATGTTCATCTCCTGACATCAACTTCACCGAGGCACAG atAAAATGCTACATGCAGCAGCTTCTGTTGGCAGTAGAACATTGTCATTTACGAGGGATCATGCACAGAGACATTAAAGCAGCAAACATTCTGGTGAATAACAAAGGAGTTTTGAAGCTAGCTGATTTTGGACTAGCCAACATTGTAACACCaagaaacaagaatcagttAACAAGTCGGGTTGTGACGCTATGGTACCGTGCACCTGAACTTCTAATGGGTTCCACGAGTTATAGCGTGTCGGTCGATCTTTGGAGCGTGGGTTGTGTATTCGCCGAGATTCTTACCGGACGACCACCTCTTAAAGGAAGAACAGAG ATTGAACAACTTCACAAGATTTATAAACTATGTGGATCACCAGATGAAGAACTTTGGAGAAATAACAAGCTTCATCCTCAAACTAAAATGTTTGGACAACAACATCAATATGAAGGTTGTCTAAGAGAAACATTTGAGGAGTTTCCAAAAACAGCAGTTAATCTTCTGGAGAATCTATTTTCTATTGATCCAGAGAAACGAGGAACTGCCTCTTCTGCTCTCATGTCAGAG TACTTTAATACAAAGCCTTACGCTTGTGATCCATCGACATTACCTAAGTATCCTCCTAACAAGGAAATGGATGCTAAGTACCGTGAAGAACTGCAACGAAG GAGAAGAGCAACTATAAAGAAAAGAGATAACTTGGTATCCAAGAAAACGGGGAAATCACGTAGAACAATCAAAGACCCTCTTAGCAAGTTACCAACCCAACAG GAAGCGAAGAAGGAAGCTGAGACAGAGATCATTGTCCAGACGCCATCTGAGACATCTCAAGCGACCACTCGAAGCGAGTTTCCGTACACTGCTCTATCTCAAGCCACGGCGCCGGCAAGCGGGTTCGCATGGGCTGGAGCTAAGAAGAGGAAAGAAAACGACGCAGCTTCGACGCTGACATATAATCAGCCTGCGGGATCCGCGAGCCACGTGAGTGGTATGAGCATGGCTTTTGCTAAGAACACATTCGGGCTAACAATAAACGAGAACCGACCATTTCTTAGGCCACACGTTTCTCTAGACTCCTCTGGTGATATCTTGTTGTACCCTAACGCGCATcacaagaaagaagaagataatatgAGTCAACTAAATTCG gatttGAGGAATGTTGGGGCGAATCCAAAGATTTTTCAAACCAATGGGATGAATGAGATATTAAGGAGAACAGAAAGTGATGCAAGAGTCGCTGTTCGAAGACCGCCACGGATAGAAAGAGGTTAA